TGTTACTTGCTGTAGGACTCAAACTTGTAGCTAATGTGCCTTTGGCCTCTTTgtttaggaatttggaggcggCGGACATCGAAACGCAAGCTCTTTCATGTTAAGCTGTGAAGAATTTGAGCAATGGAAGGTGTGAGATATGAAACACATGATTGCAACTGTGTAAGGTGATATTAtgcatttttcttgttctttttaattaaattgtaaTTCATGAATTTTCTTTTAACTATTTAATCGGTATCAATGTAATTGCTCAGTGTAGATGTAACTTAAATCGTTCTTGACTAACCCGCTACAATAGTTGTTTTCTATAGGCTATTCATTCTTCTTCGTTTACTAAGTTGACTTACTTTCTAGTTTCTACTCTCGGATGATTGAATACCACAACTCCATACCCTCTATTCAATAGTAGGAAAACAATAAGTAGGTTCGagggaaaaacaaaaaagaacaCGTCTCTTATTCCGGTCATGCCATGAAACTACGAAAGGTTCTAAACTTGTCCGATAGACCTGTGATTCTTATGGTAGGAATGACATGAGCTACTTAACTTTGAAGCTATAGTTGTTACTGTTAGGGAATAGGGAGCAGTCAAAGTCGGAGTGGAAATGAGGTAAATAATTTACGTGAAGAATGATAGATTTAATATACCAATCAGGAAGAAAGGAAGCAAAATATCTTGCGCTAACACTCTGAAATGatatttaatatattcaatGGTAATTACAATATAGTGTATTACACTTAGTTTATAATACGATTTGCAATACCTAGTAAGTATTAgagaatataataaaaaatcttaGTTTATATCGCTTATAACACTTAAAATTTTACCAAATTCTATAATATTACACTTACTACGTTACAAGTAGAATCTCACTTACAAGTTATACCGAAACTTTGGATTGCTTTGTTGCTTTGCTTGGTGCATTGAGGGTTTCACTTTAGCTCCTATTTATAGCCAAATGATGCGTACTAAAGAAACAATTCTAGCGACAGAACGTAgactttttttgttttccatgaCGGATCAGAGCACTATTTAAAGGTTTATTCTTGACCAATAGATTGTTGCGTATACAACGTGAGATTCGAATTTCCGATACTTGCTTAAGCAAACTAGTGAGTTAAGTTATTTACAAAACTTAGATATTTGAGGATTAAAATATTAGAAACATTATCTCTGTACTGCTTCATATATATTATCTTCAACTTTCAGTGGGAATGATCGaagaatatattattaatacaaGTGATATTTTAAACAGTTTTTCGCCTTGACTAGTATTTATAATAATCTTCAACCACTGCAAGAATCAATGCTACAATGGTCTCTTCAGGATATATCtattaatataattatctaATACAATTAGTCTTGCTCACTAAGGTCTTCTACCTTAGGCCTATACTCATCTAAATGGTAGAGAGTAGTGTTGATAAATTGTTGTGAAATATATagctaagattaataaaatagagtAGAAGTGAAGAGAATGAGAGAAATTATTGGTATGTTATATGGAGCACCCAACAGACCTATTTATATCATTCAAAAACAAATTGAAATATGAATCAACTCAAAAAATACATATGTAAATAATTTATAACTGATTCTATCTAGGTCAAGGTAAGAATATTCATATCACATATAACATTTCTTTCAGCTTATGAggcaaaacataaataaacttatgtctttattaaaaaatattaggatGTTATTAACCGTGCTGAAAGGGCTAAATCATGAAACCACTAACCAACATATATCTTTAACAAACTTCTCAAGTCTCTTCTAATGGCGACCATGTCAAGCATAGTGCTTATTAACGAACTCCAATACACATAATAATGTTTTGAATGCTTTTAAAATAATTCTCGTAAGAGAAGATGCACATTAAAAATTGGTAGCGCCATTTTTTTTAATCGAACTATAGTATTATATTCAATTGCCTTTCAAGTGTTATAATCCCTTTCATAgggaggaaaaaaaaaaaataacataatgaAACTTACACTTTGTGTGTGGTAGTTTTTTTCTTTATTCCACAGGTGAACACCCACGTAACCTCGAGATGAGGTTAGtacaaaaatccaaaataataTGACCCCTAACAAAcccacccaaaaaaaaaaaaaaaaaaaaaaacaaaccaaACCATCCTCACCAATTAATTAACCATAATAATTAGAGTAAATAAAGTGTTAACTAGtatcttaataataaaaataagttaattatggtgtaaattaaaaaaaagtatttagatattttttttattaattactatatatatgaTGAGATGTTCCCAAAGTTATTAATTATTGACCACCAATcttgaaaaatatatattagctTGTAAATGTAACATGTGAAACTTCTTCACCACCAACCATATTTGGTGCATTAGAAGAGTACCATGCATCTTCTGTGATGAACTGCATCCATGAATCATCTTTGTCTTCCTCTTCCAAACATGAAGATGAAACCCCTGCTATGTCTGGTGACATGGTTTCACAATactcattattattattactattattgttattattattgattatggttTGTGAGCTCTCAATTAGTGAAGACATGTTACTACAATGCCCTACTTGCTCTTCAACATCCGTACATATTCCATTTTTCTTGAACACACGGCACAAAGCATAAGTATCCTGcaataataaaataagtcaccaataattaaatataaatataatttattataaagtATTAATAACACCAAAGATTGTTGAGTAGGGTGATGATGAtccaataatttaaaatattttaatttcttccCAAATTGCTTTTTGGtcttctttggccttatattgTTTGCAATGGTCAAAAACAGTTTAGTCAAAAATTGTGGCTCTAACAGATCTGCACAAATGTGTACGTACAAACCGTAAAGTACAATCTCCACACAAATCCATGAGATGAACATTCAAAGAATACTAGATGTCTTGTCCATTTTGTAATCAAGTTTGAAGACACTCACCATAGCCTACTAAAAGTGAGGAACATATATTATAATAGGTTGAACAAAATTTATCATTTTGAGTTAATATTTAGttaacaaatatatttttatacataatattaaaaaaatgtaaaattgattaaatttttaaattttttattttaatggtataaaaatataatattaatctATAATATTGATTAATATTTATGAAAAGTGTTTGTGACTAATAGTTCTCTgatctttaattattttctttattaaattatattacaGCTTAACCTAACAATAAAGTAATGCATTCATTATTGATTGGAATctattgattaatttttttcccTCATATCCCCTCACCTTttctatttaatattattattgttacttattcttcttcctcttcttcttcttattcagCTTCTATGTTGGTGTAATAGTACACTATGAGTATCAATTGGTGTATTTTGGGGTTTGGAGGAATAAAGTAAAAAGTGACCGACACAGAGAGAAAGTGATGGAGAAGGAGTTGCTTTATGCGGTGCCAAAACAACCCTTCATTCATGGCTTAGAGAAATAGAATCTAATAATTCTAGATGAGGATAACATTAACATACACACAGGGATGATGATGAAAAGAAAGATAACAACGACAATTGACAAAGACATCAAAGGAATAGTTTAAAatatttagttaattattattggATCCTAAGGATCGGAGTATAGGACTTTTGTCTCATTACATTAATTAAtactcaaaaaataaaaaagagatagAGGACAATGTGAAGCGCAATAGTATAGAGGAACTTTGTCATGTAGAAGTATTAGAGTAACACAAGCAACGAATATGTCAGCAATACGTTTATAGAGAAAGTAACATGTGAGAGAAAGTGTgatagagagagaaagaagaaagaattagAATTACTATACTATAATATAAAAGTAGTTATGGCTTCCCATGCAAGCCATGCATGCAATTTGTTTACACACGTCCTAATTTAACATCTTATACTTCTAGTGTCTATGACTCTTAATTTGgccaataaatttttatatacattGAATATGAATCgaacttttaatatttaaacaaaAGTGAACTAATTATTCGATTAATTtaagttaaatatttttttcaataattctactgcttaattatatattaatgatATTCATACGTGAATgcttaatatatttatataaaaaaataaaaatatatagaagTAATATTAATTATCACAATAAGAATGAAAATTACtgcttttaaatttttgttttaaaaatattgtcTTTAGTATAAAAGACGGACCAAATCAAAGATGATTATTGATTAAtgcaattgataaaaaataaacttttataTATCATTAGAGTATAAGTTTGGTTATTTGTCATCATTATCGAAATTTATAAAGTTTTTTTgcaaatgaaaataatataatgaaagaaaaaagcTTTTGTAATTGGTTTAAGCATGGAACTTGATGCTTTTTGGGTCAAATATATGGTGATGACAAGTGTGGATACACACACAAGAAAAAGAGAGTAGAGGGTGTTTGAGTTTCTGAAAGTAGGAAAAGGGTCAAGTGGGCCACCAGAGACCACAGTTTTGAAGCTAACAAAAACATTTACTTTTGTACGATGTGACATGTAAAGGTTTTTCAATTCTgttattcatcatcatcatcatcatattcaAGTCTTTAATTCATCCCCACTTCTTCAACTACCATTCCCTTTCTTAGCTTCTCCGAGTTCTAATAAAATTGAGACAcaccttaattaattattttgtacccGGAAATTGTTAGGACATCATCATTATTCCCTTCAATTGTCTTTAATTAATTCACCACCTCAGAATGATAAACATGgcttaataattatatatcccCTAAAACTGAGACACAgaaatgataattttaattaagtaGTGAATAACcgttttttaaaaatagtaaaagTAACTGTGAAAGACTGTACTGACTTGTAAATTTATGTTCAACCTATGATATGATACAGTAATTAACTATACAAGTCTAACTAACAACTAAGTCTGTCTGCTACTTTATTATGAAAAGTTATTAAAACTGtaacaaaataataagaataagtTTCACTGACTTCTCATAAACTTAGacgattttatatatattatttttaaagaaatactaggtaaatattttttttaaatcaaatctaataattttttttctacttCTTATGCgcctctttttattttttaattgattttaattatgtTAATAAATTGTTAGACCAACTTAATTATTAGAATGACTTAATCATGTAATATtatggttattttttttatctgtaaaatatatattaatttccCTATACATATAGCATAGTAGGCTTCTTGACATGAAAAATCAAGGTTGTTATGTTAATATAACCTTAATATAGCCTAAGCTAGACTAAAAGCAATTAAAGCTAAATGTAATTTATCTTAAGTATATAATTGAACTTCTGGACATGTATCTCCTTAGCATTTAACGTATAAGGATTATCATATAAATTATTCTatgtgtacactaaaattagtcaccaatataaaatatatattagaatataaatacatataaaaaataaactaaatcgcacttatatttatacataaatatattagtagataattttaataaatgattttagtatacaaataatatttttttaatcatataggTTATTGTAAATGGTTGAAAGCTTATGAAACCAACTCTCATATAACATTTTTCACTCTTAGCATTTGGTGCAACTAAATAAAGCTTATGGTGCCCATTTATGAATATCCAAAAGTAGGTGTAATTAGACAACGATAATACCTGTAAACCGGTGGTGTCTTCAGAGTCCTTGTCATCGAGACGATATTCGTGCATAACCCAATCAGTTCTGATTCCGTGAGGAGCCCTTCCTCTATAATAAACCAAAGTCTTCTTCATACCAATTGGTCTGCTTTGGCTTGAAACTCTCCTGTCTTTACCTGTTGATTTCCAGTACCCTGCTCGTGTTGCTCTATTTGTTCTGAATCCGTTAGGGTATTTTCTGTCCCTTGGTCCAAAGAAATACCACTCTGGATCTCTACTCGGCAAAAATGATTTTTCTAGAAACAAGCAAAATGTTCGACTTTTAGATATATAATCATTCATCTGCATGCGTATCAAATAATTGTTTAGgcttttgaaaaataaaatggtTCTTGACATTGAAGAGCTGTAGCTAGAATGCTAGGTCAAAATGTATCTCATGAATATATTTGAGGATAACAAAGTAAAAACATAAATTGATTCATTACAGTTCAAAATGTATACAGGAATTTGAAAATCagtattatatattattattattattttggcAAGATATCAAAAAAGAAAATTCTTTTATGTTTGAAATTTAGAAATGTAAATGTACTgggaataaaaagaaaagtgaatGATGTACTGAGTCATTtagaataatattatttgtTGAATTCTAGTGATGTTCAAATATTATCGTTTgagaaaaaaagggaaaaaaaacaAAGGAAGAAATAATTAGAAACATGAATGTATAATTAGTTTCGAATTAACTTAGTTGACTAGTGAACTTAAGACATAATGATTTGGAAATGACATAAGAAGTTTAAAACTTGAATGCATAACATGTTTTAAAACGAAAAGGAAAAAACAAGACTTAAGAAAACTAAAggaaattaattattataagaaagaatgcaaaaaaaaaaagaaacctGCTAATTCCCATGGTTCACATTTGTAGAGATCAACCTCAGGAATGATATCAAGTTCAATTTCTTGGCCATTGATCTTCCTCTTTAGATAATAGTTAACAAGCTCTTCATCTGTTGGATGAAACCTAAACCCAGGTGGTAATCCAACTGGTGacattatattatttttctctcttgTATTGATTTGATTGTTAGAGATCTTAGTGTTCTGCAAAAGTGTATTCATTCATCACACCCCATCATTGCCAATAAATAGAGCAAATAAAGGAACCAAAGTTCCTTATCTTTGAGTTTTTTTaaatctttctttttcttttacagATTTACAGATTCTATGGCATAACGTTTGATACAAGCCTTTCCCCTATAACTCacaataatatattaattaataccATTCTTCTATCATTTTTAGTTTCCACCATATTTTCAATCCGAAAAGTTAAAGATTAATCTGCTGCATTTAAGTTCTATTTAATGATGTATCGTTGACaaatgaattattatatacacAAAGTGTAACTTAATTTTTCGACATTTACTTAAACAGACAAGTTAGCTGCTCACTCCACCATCCTAATTATCATTCTTCTATAATTAATTTTGTGCACCCTATTAGATTGTTCTGATTTTTTAATACCAATTAAATCCTCCAAATAATAATAACCATTTGCTTTTCTTACTAATGCATTATgaccctttttcttttcttttgtagGAACAATTTGGGACAAAAAAGAAAGCCAAGCTAGCCACTGGCCTTGAGAATGAGAGGTCTTTAGAGATGAGAGAGttctgttaattaattaattaattattgtatcTTTGATCAGCCATTCAGTGCCATACAACTATACAACTACAAGCATAGATCGAACACACTTTAATTtctagaagaagaagataataataagtttacatataatataattatagaCTTGTGATTGAATACTAGCAGCTAGGCTTGCTAGCTTAATTaatcatttaattaattaattattgtatcTTTACACTGTCGCGTGCTTTGCTTGATTTGATTATATTGTTCTTGAATtgtttataatattattttaataaatacagtATTGTTTCGTTCTTAAAAATCTAATAATATTCGAAGGGGATAGAAGTTATGATTCAAGGAACTATTCCAGTTCACAAGTTCAGAATAGTTCAGGTCCAAGAGCAAATTAAATATGGCAAAAAGAAGTGTAGTAGCTACACCAGTAACAGTGAGTGGCTCGAATTGGTATCCCGATTCTGGAGCAACACATCATATGACATTAGATCCTACAATCTAATGCAGAAATCGGTTTATGATGGATGTAATCAGGTCATAATTGGAGATGGATCAAGTTTTCAAATAAATCATGTTGGAAACTctttatttaaatatgatttgaattaaGTGTAAACAAATTTGTCAAGGACATCAATATTTTCTCTTTAAACTACATGATGATCATTACTGTGTGAAATCACAGGAGGCAAAAGAGGTGCTGCTTCATGGAACAGTTGAAAATGATTTGTACTTTGTACAAATTTCAGAAGCACTACTAAGAAATAAGCTTAGGCAATTTACAATATGAAGTAGATGAAGTTGTTTGTCATGCTTATTATGTAGGCAAATCTCATGAGTTACTCTTCCGTATTCGGGAGCCTTTTCCACTCTCTATAATAAATGCCATTAAATGGTGCTACATATCATGTTCAATGTTCAATAGTTAGTTTACAGAATATGTAAATAGTGAAATTAATTTCTATTGGATCACTTGTTTTTTAAATTggtttttgaaatatttttttaattaaatttactttttaagaattttaaattagtcatactaattttttttgttatttttttttgttgataatGTCAAAATTTACTAATATAATACATTAAATGACATTACAACacacatttataaattttaattgactattaatataataaatttataaaattagatcaCATCAAAACCTAATTGAGAAGGGAGAACTTAAAACATTAAAATCTCTCTATTTAGAGTTGATTagatctaattttataaactaataATGTTAATAGTCAATTAGAACTATTAAGTATGTATTGTGATGTTACTTAATGTACCACATCAACAAATTCTAACGCCATCAGCAGTAGAAGTGATAGAATGACTAacatgattaatttaaaatctttaaatgacgaatttgattaaaaaaaatttgtaagaattaatttaaaaaatgagtgATCTTTTCGAGATTAATTTGACTATTCATTCTTAGTTTACACATATTTCtctcatatcttttcaatctcAAAATTGATACCGTTTAAATTATAAAGAGTAAAATGATAATTATATCTTTAAAGATTTTGACATCGATCTAATTAGCTTTTAAAAAAAGTATCAATTAAGTCCTCAACGATAATAAATAGTGGATATGTATGTCCTTCCATCAATAAATAGTACGAAACGAAATTGAGTTATTTATATATTTCGTTATTTATAATAGTGCATgtcttattagttattattgtCACGTAAGCATGAAAACaatatatttttagataataaaAATTCATTATCTTTTTACTTTTGTATATAACatttatcaattattttttatttatcacgaattttattaaaatatatagaattttacttcaaaaattattatttatgtaacgattttttatatataagcACGTCACAATAGTTAATATATAAGCACATTCTTTAAATTTATatgataaaatgataaaaaaatataacgtgttcattatatattattttaaaaaataaaattaatatttttttaaaaaattaattaatttaaaataaaaatttttatgacTTAACTGTCACTCTATTCTCAGACATGCTAATtaacataataatattatactatatTCGTTAAACATATGCAAAGTCAATACATTTGTTACACAACAAAACGTTGATATTAAAGATGGATATAGGTCGGATAAAATTGAGTTCGATTTAATTTGGATTCGACCTTAAATAATAATTGAGTTTATTTTTAAGATTCatatccaattttagatctaaTGAAATCACATTACTTTTGAGCTACACTAAAATTGGCTTTCGATTAAATGAAGTTggattttgataaattttatgtcaaaaatttataatacacttatttataaaaataaaaaaatacttattacaaaaaaaattgataactataattgaa
The genomic region above belongs to Arachis stenosperma cultivar V10309 chromosome 5, arast.V10309.gnm1.PFL2, whole genome shotgun sequence and contains:
- the LOC130983115 gene encoding NAC domain-containing protein 54 → MSPVGLPPGFRFHPTDEELVNYYLKRKINGQEIELDIIPEVDLYKCEPWELAEKSFLPSRDPEWYFFGPRDRKYPNGFRTNRATRAGYWKSTGKDRRVSSQSRPIGMKKTLVYYRGRAPHGIRTDWVMHEYRLDDKDSEDTTGLQDTYALCRVFKKNGICTDVEEQVGHCSNMSSLIESSQTIINNNNNNSNNNNEYCETMSPDIAGVSSSCLEEEDKDDSWMQFITEDAWYSSNAPNMVGGEEVSHVTFTS